The following coding sequences lie in one Lysobacter capsici genomic window:
- a CDS encoding exodeoxyribonuclease VII small subunit — protein sequence MPRKTPTEASPVADFEQSLDALEQLVEKMEHGEMSLEDSLAAYERGVGLYRRCQSALEQAELRVRLLTDPQEPASAEPFGNAGPPGSEVDA from the coding sequence ATGCCTCGTAAAACCCCCACCGAAGCCTCGCCGGTCGCCGATTTCGAACAGTCGCTCGATGCCCTGGAGCAACTGGTCGAGAAGATGGAACACGGCGAGATGAGCCTGGAAGATTCGCTCGCCGCCTATGAGCGCGGCGTGGGTCTGTACCGCCGCTGCCAGTCCGCGCTGGAACAGGCCGAACTGCGCGTGCGCCTGCTCACCGACCCGCAGGAACCGGCCAGCGCCGAGCCGTTCGGCAATGCCGGCCCGCCGGGCAGCGAAGTCGATGCGTGA
- a CDS encoding NADH:flavin oxidoreductase/NADH oxidase, whose amino-acid sequence MSRLFAPLSQRSLTLRNRLVVSPMCQYSAVDGVPNNWHLVHLGSRAVGGAGLVMTEACAVSPQARISPADTGLWNAAQAEAWHRISCFLRSREAAVGVQLAHAGRKASVAAPWLGGKGVAAQDGGWTPVAPSALAFGEDSPQPRALEPIDIRNVIDDFAAAAQRALDACFQLVEIHAAHGYLLHQFLSPLSNQREDRYGGSFENRTRLLREVLVAVREVWPERLPLWLRISATDWADGGWDIEQSVELARIVKDLGVDLIDVSSGGLVPHVRIPVEPGYQVPFSARIRREAGIATGAVGLITRAAQAEKIVADEEADVVLLARELLRDPYFPLRAAHELGANVHVPEQYQRAW is encoded by the coding sequence GTGTCCCGGCTTTTCGCTCCGCTGTCGCAACGCTCCTTGACCTTGCGCAACCGCCTGGTGGTTTCGCCGATGTGCCAGTACTCGGCCGTGGATGGCGTGCCGAACAATTGGCACCTGGTTCACCTGGGCAGCCGCGCGGTCGGCGGCGCCGGCCTGGTCATGACCGAGGCCTGCGCGGTCTCGCCGCAGGCGCGTATTTCCCCGGCCGACACCGGCCTGTGGAATGCCGCGCAGGCCGAGGCCTGGCATCGCATCAGTTGCTTCCTGCGCTCGCGCGAAGCCGCGGTCGGCGTGCAGCTGGCGCACGCCGGGCGCAAGGCCAGCGTCGCGGCGCCGTGGCTCGGCGGCAAGGGCGTGGCCGCGCAGGACGGGGGCTGGACCCCGGTGGCGCCGTCGGCGCTCGCGTTCGGCGAGGATTCGCCGCAGCCGCGCGCGCTGGAGCCGATCGACATCCGCAACGTGATCGACGATTTCGCCGCGGCCGCGCAGCGCGCGCTCGACGCGTGTTTCCAGCTGGTCGAGATCCACGCCGCGCACGGTTATCTGCTGCATCAGTTCCTGTCGCCGTTGTCGAACCAACGCGAGGACCGTTACGGCGGCAGCTTCGAAAACCGCACCCGTCTGCTGCGCGAGGTGCTGGTCGCGGTGCGCGAGGTGTGGCCCGAACGCCTGCCGTTGTGGCTGCGCATTTCCGCGACCGACTGGGCCGACGGCGGCTGGGATATCGAACAGAGCGTCGAGCTGGCGCGAATCGTCAAGGACCTCGGCGTCGACCTGATCGACGTGTCCAGCGGCGGCCTGGTGCCGCATGTGCGCATTCCGGTCGAGCCGGGGTATCAGGTGCCGTTCTCGGCGCGCATCCGTCGCGAGGCCGGCATCGCCACCGGCGCGGTAGGCTTGATCACCCGCGCCGCGCAGGCCGAGAAGATCGTCGCCGACGAAGAGGCCGACGTGGTGCTGCTCGCGCGCGAGCTGCTGCGCGATCCGTATTTCCCACTGCGCGCCGCGCACGAGTTGGGCGCGAACGTGCATGTGCCGGAGCAGTATCAGCGGGCGTGGTGA
- the ispA gene encoding (2E,6E)-farnesyl diphosphate synthase, with protein MREAAGLDDRLSQWRERADRALTHALPASDTAPQRLHQAMRHAVLLGGKRMRPLLVHAAGALFEVAPAVLDAPATAVELIHAYSLVHDDLPAMDDDALRRGQPTVHVAFDEATAILAGDALQSLAFAVLADTDSDDATRVALLRTLAQAAGVAGMCGGQALDIDATGTGVQLDVAALEHLHSLKTGALIRASVRMGALCGHADAAALDALDRYAQALGLAFQVRDDILDVEGDSQTLGKTAGKDAAQDKSTFPALIGLDASRARLDELARAMDAALEPFGQGADALRALGRLAIERDR; from the coding sequence ATGCGTGAGGCGGCCGGGCTGGACGACCGGCTGAGTCAATGGCGCGAGCGCGCCGACCGCGCGCTCACCCACGCACTGCCCGCCTCCGACACCGCGCCGCAGCGCCTGCACCAGGCGATGCGCCATGCGGTGCTGCTCGGCGGCAAGCGCATGCGCCCGCTGCTGGTGCATGCCGCCGGCGCGCTGTTCGAGGTCGCGCCGGCGGTGCTCGACGCGCCGGCCACCGCGGTCGAACTGATCCACGCCTATTCGCTGGTCCACGACGACCTGCCGGCGATGGACGACGACGCCCTGCGCCGCGGCCAGCCGACCGTCCACGTGGCCTTCGACGAAGCCACCGCGATCCTCGCCGGCGACGCGCTGCAATCGCTGGCGTTCGCCGTGCTGGCCGACACCGACAGCGACGACGCCACCCGCGTCGCCCTGCTGCGCACCCTGGCCCAGGCCGCGGGCGTGGCCGGCATGTGCGGCGGCCAGGCGCTCGACATCGACGCCACCGGCACCGGCGTGCAACTCGACGTGGCCGCGCTGGAGCATCTGCATTCGCTCAAGACCGGCGCGCTGATCCGCGCCAGCGTGCGCATGGGCGCGCTGTGCGGCCACGCCGACGCCGCCGCCCTGGACGCCCTGGACCGTTACGCGCAGGCGCTGGGACTGGCCTTCCAGGTCCGCGACGACATCCTCGATGTCGAAGGCGACAGCCAGACCCTCGGCAAGACCGCCGGCAAGGACGCGGCCCAGGACAAGTCGACCTTCCCCGCGCTGATCGGCCTGGACGCCTCGCGCGCGCGCCTGGACGAACTGGCGCGCGCGATGGACGCCGCGCTGGAACCGTTCGGCCAGGGCGCCGATGCGCTGCGCGCACTCGGCCGGCTGGCGATCGAACGCGATCGCTGA
- the tilS gene encoding tRNA lysidine(34) synthetase TilS has protein sequence MSVSNFDAIAAALRELPATPLCVGYSGGLDSSVLLHALAALPQARRQGLRAWHVHHGLHAQADDWARHCQDLCRLSDLELTVSRVSVARDAGDGPEAAARRARHAAFEAGLGAGETLILAHHRDDQAETLLLRLLRGSGSTGLASMTPWRACGEGRLWRPLLSVPRSALLAYAHRHGLRWIDDPSNDDDRYDRNFLRNRVMPLLRERWPQADASFALSARLAGESERLLDEEDALALAGVRSLDPQALSRAALRSLPVARRARVLRRWIAGLGLPALPTQGVIQIESQLLDARADAEAEFAWQGAVVHAWRDLLHAQMQRPALAMEWQAPWDGRTPLALPDGGEWRLEGADAFDAPGVVHARRGGERIVLPGRAHGHMLRKVLQDLGVPPWERRRLPLLSSAQGEVLAVGDVAVSARMDAWLRGRGGRLTLVEG, from the coding sequence ATGTCGGTATCAAACTTCGATGCGATCGCCGCCGCGCTGCGCGAACTGCCGGCCACGCCGTTGTGCGTGGGCTACAGCGGCGGGCTGGATTCGAGCGTGCTGCTGCACGCCTTGGCGGCGTTGCCGCAGGCGCGGCGGCAAGGTCTGCGGGCGTGGCACGTGCATCATGGCTTGCATGCGCAGGCCGACGACTGGGCGCGGCATTGCCAGGATTTGTGCCGCCTGAGTGACCTGGAATTGACCGTTTCGCGGGTGTCGGTTGCGCGCGACGCGGGCGACGGCCCGGAAGCGGCGGCGCGGCGCGCGCGTCATGCCGCGTTCGAGGCCGGCCTGGGCGCCGGCGAAACCCTGATCCTGGCCCATCACCGCGACGATCAGGCCGAAACCCTGCTGCTGCGGCTGCTGCGCGGCTCGGGTTCGACCGGGCTGGCGTCGATGACGCCGTGGCGCGCCTGCGGCGAAGGCCGGCTGTGGCGGCCGCTGTTGTCGGTGCCGCGCAGCGCATTGCTCGCCTATGCGCACCGCCACGGCCTGCGCTGGATCGACGATCCCAGCAACGACGACGATCGCTACGACCGCAATTTCCTGCGCAACCGGGTCATGCCCTTGTTGCGCGAGCGCTGGCCGCAGGCGGATGCGAGTTTCGCCCTGTCGGCGCGCTTGGCCGGCGAGTCCGAACGCCTGCTCGACGAGGAAGATGCGCTGGCCCTGGCCGGCGTGCGCAGTCTCGATCCGCAGGCGCTGTCGCGCGCAGCCTTGCGCAGCCTGCCGGTCGCGCGGCGCGCACGGGTGCTGCGGCGCTGGATCGCCGGCCTGGGCTTGCCTGCGCTGCCGACCCAGGGCGTGATCCAGATCGAATCGCAATTGCTCGACGCGCGCGCCGACGCCGAAGCCGAATTCGCCTGGCAGGGCGCGGTGGTGCACGCCTGGCGCGACTTGCTGCACGCACAGATGCAGCGACCGGCGCTGGCGATGGAGTGGCAGGCGCCCTGGGACGGACGCACGCCGCTGGCCCTGCCCGACGGCGGCGAGTGGCGGCTCGAAGGCGCCGACGCCTTCGATGCGCCCGGCGTGGTGCATGCGCGGCGCGGCGGCGAACGCATCGTGCTGCCCGGCCGCGCGCACGGCCACATGCTGCGCAAGGTGCTGCAGGACCTGGGCGTGCCGCCGTGGGAGCGGCGCCGGTTGCCGTTGCTCAGCTCGGCGCAGGGCGAAGTGCTGGCGGTGGGCGATGTGGCGGTGTCGGCGCGGATGGATGCGTGGCTGCGGGGGCGTGGGGGGCGGTTGACGTTGGTGGAGGGTTGA